The Microbacterium forte sequence GTGGCGCTGTCGCGACTCACGTCGCTCGACGGGCTCTACCTGTCGAGGGCGCTGCGCCCGAGCGACATCCGGGTCGACGAGGACGTGCGCCGCTTCATGCGCGACGCATGGCTCGCGGCATCCACCCCCGAGGTCGGCAGGGGCTGAGGCGATTCAGGCGGCGACGCGTGCGCGGTCGAGGTCTTCGAACAGCTCGGTGTTGAAGCGGTAGGCGAGAAGCACCTCGTCGATCACGCGCTCGCGCTCGGCGTCGTCCCACGGCGCTGCGTCGAGCTGCTCGCGGTAGACGTCCTTGAAGGCCGCGGGGTCGGCGATGTCGTCGAACAGGTAGAAGCCGATGCCGTTGGTCTCGAAGCCGAAGCGGCGCGCCATCACTCGTCCGATGAAGATGCCACCGGACAGGTCGCCGAGGTAGCGGGTGTAGTGGTGCGCGACGAAGCCTCCGGCCCAGGTCGCGCCGACCTGACGGATGCGCTCGACGTAGCGCTGCGTGGTGGGGAGAGCGACGATCTCGTCGCGCCAGCCGGCGCCGAGCAGGAACTCGAGGTCGGCCTCCAGTGCAGGAAGACGGGTCAGCTTGTCGCTGAGGAAGACGGATGCCACGGGGTCGCGGCGCATGCGCTCTCCCGCGCCTTCGAGGGCCTCGTAG is a genomic window containing:
- a CDS encoding biliverdin-producing heme oxygenase → MSEILSFSAALRERSSGSHSRSEGAGFMSDLLKGEGSREDYIALVAQHYFIYEALEGAGERMRRDPVASVFLSDKLTRLPALEADLEFLLGAGWRDEIVALPTTQRYVERIRQVGATWAGGFVAHHYTRYLGDLSGGIFIGRVMARRFGFETNGIGFYLFDDIADPAAFKDVYREQLDAAPWDDAERERVIDEVLLAYRFNTELFEDLDRARVAA